One window from the genome of Salisaeta longa DSM 21114 encodes:
- a CDS encoding exostosin domain-containing protein, producing MARVFLTASLPSPADDPTVPPYAHDDLARLQRFAARDRRGVHTVTDSPLDADLILFVDRAHAAGDYQEVTRRHPVLRRYRHKAFVVNSRYYGVPFLPGVYGCVRRPDCLFPDRVRSGTYLEVCDFDHLTFDPHVADRPYLYSFVGAIDTWPQTRAPLLAIADDPRGLIRDTSAQRDRLTDDETPFDVAAYQQQYVDRCHNSQFILCPRGDAVSSMRLFEAMRMGRAPVIIADDWIYPDGPDWPSFSVHVAEDAIASIPERLAALAPRAEQMGRAARAAWEDWFAADVIFHRTVAWCLDIQRARRWPEPLTRRLQAAALLAPFQLRRYVATRYHMLRRDGRLLL from the coding sequence ATGGCCCGCGTATTCCTGACCGCCTCGCTGCCGTCGCCCGCCGACGACCCGACGGTTCCGCCCTATGCGCACGATGACCTGGCGCGCCTGCAGCGCTTTGCGGCCCGCGACCGCCGGGGCGTGCATACCGTCACCGATTCGCCGCTCGACGCCGACCTGATTCTCTTTGTCGATCGTGCCCACGCGGCCGGCGATTATCAAGAAGTCACGCGGCGCCACCCGGTCTTGCGTCGCTACCGGCACAAGGCGTTTGTGGTGAACAGCCGCTACTACGGCGTGCCCTTTCTGCCGGGCGTGTACGGCTGCGTGCGCCGCCCCGATTGCCTGTTTCCCGACCGCGTACGCTCGGGCACATACCTTGAAGTGTGCGACTTCGACCACCTCACGTTCGATCCACACGTGGCCGATCGCCCGTACCTGTACTCGTTTGTGGGCGCCATCGACACCTGGCCCCAAACGCGGGCGCCGCTGCTCGCCATTGCCGATGACCCGCGCGGCTTGATCCGTGACACCTCGGCCCAGCGCGACCGCCTGACCGACGACGAGACGCCCTTCGACGTGGCGGCCTATCAGCAGCAGTACGTGGACCGCTGCCACAACAGCCAGTTCATCCTGTGCCCGCGCGGCGACGCCGTAAGCAGCATGCGCCTCTTTGAAGCCATGCGCATGGGCCGCGCGCCCGTCATCATCGCTGATGACTGGATTTACCCCGACGGCCCCGACTGGCCGTCCTTTAGCGTCCACGTCGCTGAAGATGCAATTGCGTCCATCCCGGAGCGCCTCGCGGCGCTGGCCCCACGCGCCGAGCAGATGGGCCGCGCCGCCCGCGCCGCCTGGGAGGACTGGTTTGCCGCCGACGTCATCTTTCACCGCACGGTCGCGTGGTGCCTCGACATCCAGCGCGCCCGCCGATGGCCCGAACCGCTCACCCGGCGCCTGCAAGCCGCCGCGCTGCTCGCTCCCTTCCAACTGCGCCGCTACGTGGCCACGCGCTATCACATGCTGCGCCGCGACGGACGCTTGCTCCTTTAG
- a CDS encoding glycosyltransferase family 2 protein — MPAADAAPEAIDVSIVVPAYNEAASLPELADRIRTACASADRTFEVWLMDDGSRDGTWAAIQSIAAEDDRFRGVRLRRNYGKSAALAVGFERVAGRYVVTMDADLQDDPAEIPGLLATLEEGYDLVSGWKKTRHDPISKTIPSRFFNMVTRWISGLPLHDFNCGLKAYRTEVVQNINVYGELHRYMPVLAKWAGFERITERPVQHHPRKHGRTKFGVERFVRGFLDLITVMFLTRFAVRPMHFFGSLGTVSFLLGTVISVWLSITKLVFGQNLSDRPLLLLGALLILFGAQMFTTGLLGEMVIQPRMETTATYDVAEEVRPSAASATAGMAA; from the coding sequence ATGCCTGCTGCTGACGCCGCGCCGGAAGCGATCGACGTGTCCATTGTCGTTCCGGCGTACAACGAAGCCGCCTCGCTGCCGGAGCTGGCCGATCGGATCCGCACGGCCTGCGCGTCGGCCGATCGCACGTTTGAGGTGTGGCTGATGGACGATGGGTCGCGCGATGGAACGTGGGCCGCCATTCAATCCATTGCAGCCGAGGACGACCGCTTTCGGGGCGTGCGCCTGCGCCGCAACTACGGCAAATCCGCTGCGCTGGCTGTGGGCTTCGAGCGGGTGGCGGGGCGCTACGTGGTTACCATGGACGCCGACCTGCAAGACGATCCGGCCGAGATTCCAGGCTTGCTTGCTACGCTTGAGGAGGGCTACGACCTGGTAAGCGGTTGGAAAAAGACGCGCCACGATCCGATCTCCAAAACAATCCCGAGTCGCTTCTTCAACATGGTGACGCGCTGGATCTCGGGCCTCCCGCTGCACGACTTCAACTGCGGCCTAAAAGCGTACCGCACGGAGGTCGTCCAAAACATCAACGTGTACGGCGAGCTTCACCGCTACATGCCGGTTCTGGCCAAGTGGGCGGGCTTCGAGCGCATCACCGAACGCCCTGTGCAGCACCATCCCCGCAAACACGGCCGCACCAAGTTTGGCGTTGAGCGTTTTGTGCGCGGCTTCTTGGACCTCATCACGGTCATGTTCTTAACGCGCTTTGCGGTGCGGCCCATGCACTTTTTTGGGTCCCTTGGCACGGTGTCGTTCCTGCTGGGCACTGTCATCAGCGTGTGGCTGTCCATCACGAAACTGGTGTTTGGGCAGAACTTGAGCGACCGTCCGCTGCTCCTGCTGGGCGCGCTGCTCATCCTGTTTGGCGCGCAGATGTTTACCACCGGCCTGTTGGGCGAGATGGTGATTCAGCCCCGGATGGAGACGACCGCCACGTACGACGTGGCCGAGGAGGTACGCCCGTCGGCGGCCAGCGCCACGGCCGGCATGGCAGCGTAG
- a CDS encoding peptide chain release factor 3 produces the protein METAAPPQKHHKQSPLEKEIAKRRTFAIISHPDAGKTTLTEKLLLKGGAIREAGEIKARKADRHARSDWMDMEKERGISVTSSVMKFPYRNLELNLLDTPGHRDFSEDTYRVLTAVDSVIMVLDNANGVEEQTRKLMEVCRMRDMPVITFINKMDRFGLPPLELLDDIEQTLDLETVPLSWPIGMGDRFRGTYNLYRDELHLFSHADLEGNHERLPIDDLADPQLDEVLGSQADDLRFNVELISEAGNDLDAQRYLDGKQTPVFFGSALSNFGVGDMLDTFVEIAPPPQPRPTTTRVVQPNEDEFTGVVFKIQANMDPNHRDRMAFVRVCSGTFERGMRAVHQRTKDETRLNNATTFMARDRAGVEQAFPGDIIGIHNHGTIKIGDSFTEGEDLQFTGVPSFAPEHFRKVHLDDPFRAKHLGKGLKQLSEEGAIQVFRPLRGNDYILGAVGALQFDVTVDRLSDEYNVDAHLTGVQYTCCRWVEGPAKELEAFEHKNINQLFRDAEGALAYLAISQWRLDRMIEEWPALTFPSTKEHHAATQ, from the coding sequence ATGGAAACCGCTGCTCCGCCCCAGAAACACCACAAGCAGTCGCCGCTGGAAAAAGAAATCGCAAAGCGCCGCACCTTTGCCATCATCAGCCACCCGGATGCGGGAAAGACAACGCTCACCGAGAAGCTGCTGCTGAAGGGCGGCGCCATCCGTGAGGCCGGCGAGATTAAAGCGCGCAAGGCCGACCGCCACGCCCGCTCCGACTGGATGGACATGGAAAAGGAGCGCGGCATCAGCGTGACGAGCTCCGTCATGAAGTTTCCGTATCGCAACCTGGAGCTCAACCTGCTCGATACGCCCGGCCACCGCGACTTCTCGGAGGACACCTACCGCGTGCTCACGGCCGTCGACAGCGTGATTATGGTGCTGGACAATGCCAACGGCGTGGAGGAGCAAACCCGCAAGCTGATGGAGGTGTGCCGCATGCGCGACATGCCGGTGATCACGTTCATCAACAAGATGGACCGGTTTGGGCTGCCGCCGCTTGAGCTGCTGGACGATATTGAACAAACCCTCGACCTGGAGACCGTGCCGCTGTCGTGGCCCATTGGCATGGGCGATCGCTTCCGCGGAACCTACAACCTGTACCGCGACGAGCTGCACCTCTTTTCGCACGCCGACCTGGAGGGCAACCACGAACGCCTGCCCATTGACGACCTGGCCGATCCGCAACTGGACGAGGTGCTGGGCTCGCAAGCCGACGACCTGCGCTTCAACGTGGAGCTCATCAGCGAGGCCGGCAACGACCTCGATGCGCAGCGCTACCTGGACGGCAAGCAGACGCCGGTTTTCTTTGGCTCGGCCCTGAGCAACTTTGGCGTGGGCGATATGCTGGATACCTTCGTGGAAATCGCCCCGCCGCCACAGCCGCGTCCGACCACCACGCGCGTGGTGCAGCCCAATGAAGACGAATTTACGGGCGTGGTCTTCAAGATCCAGGCCAACATGGATCCCAACCACCGCGACCGGATGGCTTTTGTGCGGGTGTGCTCGGGGACCTTCGAGCGCGGCATGCGTGCGGTGCATCAGCGGACCAAGGACGAGACGCGCCTCAACAACGCCACCACCTTCATGGCCCGCGACCGGGCCGGCGTCGAGCAGGCGTTTCCGGGCGACATCATCGGGATTCACAACCACGGCACCATCAAAATTGGCGACAGCTTTACCGAGGGCGAGGATTTGCAATTTACCGGCGTGCCCAGTTTTGCGCCGGAGCACTTCCGCAAGGTACACCTGGACGACCCCTTTCGCGCCAAGCATCTGGGCAAAGGCCTGAAGCAGCTGAGCGAGGAGGGTGCCATTCAGGTCTTTCGGCCGCTCCGCGGCAACGATTACATCCTGGGCGCGGTGGGCGCGCTACAGTTTGACGTGACCGTCGATCGGCTGTCCGATGAGTACAACGTGGATGCGCACCTTACCGGCGTGCAGTACACGTGCTGCCGCTGGGTTGAGGGGCCTGCCAAGGAGCTGGAGGCGTTTGAGCACAAAAACATCAACCAGCTCTTTCGTGATGCCGAGGGCGCGCTGGCCTACCTGGCCATCAGTCAATGGCGGCTCGATCGCATGATTGAGGAGTGGCCCGCGCTCACGTTCCCCTCCACCAAAGAGCACCACGCGGCGACGCAGTAG
- the recN gene encoding DNA repair protein RecN gives MLRSLYVRDYALIDELEITFGSGLNIITGETGTGKSILVGALRMILGDRANTDVVREGAKKAVIEGVFDEANLDRVRQLLAEHAIDTDPLPRLILRRQITKHGSRGFINDTPATLDVMRAVSSELMDLHGQHEHQSLLDTATHLRLVDSFGGLGGLVQHYQQKRREVAALVDEYDELAARERELQEQRELYGFQIKEIDAVDPQPDEEEQLRAEERVLEHAERLYDATAALYEMLFASENAVHDQLVVARNELQDLARIDDAFAPQVEEMQSAQIIVNELASFLQDYNAHVEFDPERLEVIRERITELERLKRKYGGSLEAVLDHRARIGEQYALAEDFEGNLERLAHQIEAAQTELTDAAQRLSAKRREVAGRMEAAIEEELRTLGMPDSRFDVRFEQLPADDGWIRPTGTEARYKALPRGMDQAAFYLSTNVGEPPKPLVDVASGGEISRIMLALKTILAKSERLPILVFDEIDNGVSGDMARRVGESMYSLARYHQIVAITHLPQIAALGDVHFVVDKTVADGRTHTTIRRLPEDEHAAQVATLISGTDVTDAALKSARELMHTPGNSC, from the coding sequence ATGCTTCGTTCGCTGTACGTTCGGGACTACGCCCTGATCGATGAGCTGGAAATTACGTTTGGCAGCGGCCTCAACATCATCACCGGCGAGACGGGCACGGGCAAGTCGATTTTGGTGGGCGCGCTGCGCATGATCTTGGGCGATCGTGCCAACACCGACGTGGTGCGCGAAGGCGCCAAAAAAGCGGTAATCGAGGGGGTGTTTGACGAGGCGAACCTCGACCGCGTCCGGCAATTGCTCGCCGAGCACGCCATCGACACCGATCCGCTGCCGCGCCTCATCTTGCGCCGCCAGATCACGAAGCACGGCAGCCGCGGCTTCATCAACGACACGCCTGCGACGCTCGATGTGATGCGTGCGGTTTCCTCCGAGCTAATGGACCTGCACGGGCAGCACGAGCACCAGAGCCTGCTTGACACTGCCACGCACCTCCGGCTTGTAGACAGCTTTGGCGGTTTGGGTGGACTTGTGCAGCACTACCAGCAGAAGCGGCGTGAGGTGGCGGCGCTTGTGGACGAATACGACGAGCTGGCCGCCCGCGAGCGCGAGCTGCAGGAGCAGCGGGAGCTGTACGGCTTTCAGATCAAGGAAATTGACGCCGTCGACCCGCAGCCCGACGAGGAGGAGCAGCTGCGGGCCGAGGAGCGCGTGCTGGAGCACGCTGAACGCCTCTACGACGCGACGGCCGCGCTGTATGAGATGCTCTTTGCCTCCGAGAACGCCGTGCACGATCAGCTCGTGGTGGCGCGCAACGAGCTGCAAGACCTGGCCCGCATCGACGATGCGTTTGCGCCGCAGGTCGAGGAGATGCAATCGGCGCAGATCATCGTGAACGAGCTCGCCAGCTTCCTGCAGGACTACAACGCCCACGTCGAGTTCGACCCCGAGCGGCTGGAGGTCATCCGCGAGCGCATCACCGAGCTGGAGCGCCTGAAGCGCAAGTACGGCGGCTCGCTGGAGGCGGTGCTCGACCACCGCGCGCGCATCGGCGAACAGTATGCCCTCGCCGAAGATTTTGAAGGCAACCTGGAGCGCCTGGCCCATCAGATTGAAGCGGCCCAGACCGAACTGACCGATGCGGCCCAGCGCCTGTCGGCGAAGCGGCGCGAAGTGGCCGGCCGCATGGAGGCAGCTATCGAAGAGGAGCTGCGCACCCTGGGCATGCCCGACAGCCGGTTTGACGTGCGCTTCGAGCAGCTCCCCGCCGACGACGGCTGGATCCGTCCTACCGGCACCGAGGCCCGCTACAAGGCCCTCCCGCGCGGCATGGACCAGGCGGCGTTCTACCTGAGCACCAACGTCGGCGAGCCGCCCAAGCCGCTGGTGGACGTGGCCTCCGGCGGCGAAATTAGCCGCATCATGCTGGCGCTCAAAACCATTTTGGCCAAAAGCGAACGCCTGCCCATCCTCGTGTTTGACGAGATCGACAACGGCGTCTCGGGCGATATGGCGCGCCGCGTGGGCGAAAGCATGTACAGCCTGGCGCGCTACCATCAAATCGTGGCCATCACCCACCTTCCCCAAATTGCGGCCCTGGGCGATGTGCATTTCGTGGTCGACAAAACGGTAGCCGACGGCCGCACCCACACCACCATCCGCCGCTTGCCTGAAGACGAACACGCCGCGCAGGTGGCGACGCTCATTAGCGGCACCGACGTGACCGATGCCGCCCTCAAAAGCGCACGCGAGCTCATGCACACGCCCGGCAACTCGTGCTGA